ACTAAAAAGCATTCCAGTTATGGCGACTGTGATTTCGTTTGGCATGTACACTTTGCTTGGTGGAAATCTGACACCTGCAAGGGCATTTACATCTCTATCTCTGTTTGCTGTGCTTCGCTTTCCCCTCTCCATGCTTCCTAATATGATTACTCAGGTTTTGTCTTCCTTCTTTATTGTATCTCTTATAGTCCTGCTTACTGCTGAGATATTGCTTATGGTATTTATGCGTGGAGAGAGATAACTATGATGGCTGTTTTTTTCTGTCATTAATTTAGCTTCTATTTATCATGCTGTTAACTACTTAAGTTTAGCTGTTTAGATTGATTTCATTACTGAAATTGACTTAGTTCTTTCTTTTAAACTAATGTTGCATTAGCTGAAATAGAATACATTATGCTAAAACAGTTTAGCCAGGAAGCCATAGCCTGATCCAATGGCAAGAGTATTGGGCTTGCAACCATGAAGATGCAAGTCTGAATTTTGAGAACACTGCTTCATGCCAAAAGCTGGCAGTAGGCACTTTCTGAACTCTCCTACCAGGAATTTACTATGGTGGGACAGCAGATGTCTTTTTCTACAAAACTTTAGCCAGCCACAATCTGATCCTTGGCACATTAACACAAAGGACTGATAATTTGAAGATGACACTCTAGAAAAACTGACATATAGAGAATTGATCGTATGTCTTTTAAATAAccctatctttttttcttttcaatattccAACAACTTTTTGGTGGTCagcttttaattttgtaattagtCCAAACCAAGGCACGTAAATAATATGTTCTATTCAGCAACTGTCCTTTTTGTTTCTAATCATATTTAATTCCATTTCATTTACATTACTGATTGATTGCTGCTGTATAATTGTATATTGCACTTAGTTAAATGATTTGATAGCTCAGATATTGTTATTCATGATATTGATCTATACTGAGTTCATTTAATTGAACCAACTGCTTGGTCCACATTCCCCCGCCTTGTTTTGCTCTTTTGGTTTCTAATGGTTTTAATCTTACAGGTGGTAAATGCAAATGTGTCCTTAAAGCGTCTGGAGGAACTATTTTTAGCTGAAGAGAGAATCCGTCTACCGAACCCTCTTCTTGATCCTTGGTTACCAGCCGTTTCCATCAAGAATGGATACTTTTCTTGGGATTCAAAGGTTTCATGCATCAACTATAGTGCTTATGCATTACTCATGTTTTCTCTAGTTATGCTTGCACATGCAATTGCATTTTATTGCATCAATCATTTATGTATGATATCATCTTCTTATGGATTAGCAGGATTGCTTGTTAGGTTCAACTATGCATTTCTGTAAATATACAAATTCAGTAATCATATTTGAGCTTGGATTGGGTGTTTCACAATTCAGTGCTACTCTTTCTGCTGCATCTTGCTGTTGGATGAAATGCTAATTATCTGTCCTATATGCATGCGTTAGGAAAAATGAAGTTCCCCTTTAGACTTGCATGCCTACTGTTTGTTCCTAAGATGTAGAAATGATTACACATGACTAGTTATCAACATTAGCTATACATACATGCAGTATCTAATTGTATGGAGAATTTAACACAAGTATAGTTTCATTTTTGTAATTCATCCTATAGTTATTGGGAGTACAATGTTAATACATTTATTTCCAGCTCACTTCTTTATGCGGACATGGTTCTGGCTTTGATATAGTGCATGTTCGCTAGTTATTGGCACTTGTAACCATtaagattttggttttgtttccaGGCAGAGAGACACACATTGTCAAATATCAATTTGGATGTACCAATTGGTAGCCTAGTTGCAGTTGTTGGCAGCACTGGAGAGGGTAAGACCTCACTTGTTTCGGCAATGCTGGGGGAGCTTCCTGCAACATCAGATGCCAGTGTTGTTATTAGAGGAACAGTAGCTTATGTTCCACAAGTTTCCTGTATTTTTAATGCAACAGTAAGTTGTGCTTGCTTATGTTGTGTGCATGTATATTATTGTATGCTTGTCCTCTGTGTGAATATGTAAATTGGTCATGATAGCAGTTAGAGGTAATAACTAAAATCTTGTAATGAAGCTGTGTGTATTATATTAATGCATTCAAGGcgtattatattttattcagtTAGGCTACATcatttgaattactttaagttcaCTCGTTAATTAGTTGATTGTGTTTTCCTTCAATTATGTGAACTTGTAGTCTATCATTTCAGGTACGGGATAACATTCTCTTTGGATCTCCCTTTGATCCGGCAAGATATGAGAAGGCAATTGATGTGACTGCATTGCAACATGACCTTGATTTACTGCCTGTAAGCTATTTGTGAAACTTGTAAAACGGAGCTGTCTTATGGACTTCAAGATGTCTAATCATTatgcattgtttatttttctcacCTGTTTGATTACTAGGGTGGTGATCTTGCCGAGATTGGTGAAAGAGGTGTGAATATCAGTGGTGGGCAAAAGCAAAGAGTTTCCATGGCTCGGGCTGTATACTCCAATTCAgatgtttatatttttgatgatCCCTTAAGTGCTCTGGATGCCCATGTAGGCCGACAGGTAAGCTCATTATTTAGAAATGACGCCGCTCTCTTTTCATGGTTGCTCCCAATTGAAAATATGATGTGACTTATGGTCCTGAGACACTGCATGCATGGGTTAATACTTTTCACTAATATTGATGAGAATTAAATATGGGTCTCTGATATCCATGCAGGGTCAATTGGTAGGATAGGCTTGACTTCTTCTAAATTTTaggaatgaaataaatttttgcaCATGCATATGTCCATGTGAATATTCCTTGCAAACATAGTAGAGATTGGGACCAAAGAAAAATATCTATTGCAAGGAATGATCCTGCTGAAGCAGGATTCTAATTTCTAATATTGTTGGGAAGAGAATGCTGTATTGGGGTGGGGTTATGATTTCCACGTGCATATCCACGTGGACGGACAAGTCTTTGCAAATTTATTAGAGAAATAGGGAATGGAAAAGACAACTCTATTGCCAAGGAACGATCCTGCTGAAGTAGGATTCTACTATTCTAGCGTCTAATGCTGTGGGGAAGCGAACACTGTATTTGGGGTGGGGTTTTGATTGGTCTCATGTTCACACCAATGGATAATTTATGCTTTCCTAATGTCTTGAAGTTCTTGCAAAACTTCCTTTCACTTAGATGTGagtttattatatttgattctCATTTATAACCTGCTGTGCTGCTGGAGTGTGGGCTGGTAGACTCTCATTGCACTGCAGAGGTATCCAGGGTTCAACCTGAGAAATTGCCAGTGTGCatcttgtaggaaaagaaataTACCTGCTTTCATCTTTTTGGGATGTCCTTGAGTCTTAGTAACACTTGCTGCATATGTtcttaaaatttgatcaaataagtttatttttatttctggaGCATCCGTATGCATACGGACAAACATACAAAAGTTTTTATACAATCTGATGCAGCAATTACTCTTTTAATGCTTAATcaattctttattattaatgGGACCTACAATTCACCACCTACACTTGCCACACTCTGTTGGAATTTCagtgttattttttagtatgcATAGcaatttccttattttattcTAGCAAAGGTGATCTATGTGCAACTACCTATTATCTCCAGGTTTTTGATAAATGCATCAAGGGAGAATTAAGCTGGAAAACGAGAATTCTGGTCACAAAccaacttcattttctttctcaagtTGATAGAATCATCCTGGTTCATGAGGGTACGGTCAAAGAGGAGGGCACCTTTGAGGACCTCTCTAATAATGGAATGCTGTTCCGGAAGCTGATGGGAAATGCAGGGAAAATGGAAGAATATGAAGAACaggaaaataatgaaattgttgaTAATAAAACCTCTTCAAAGCAGGTTGCTAATGGGGTAATGAATAACTTGCCAAAGAATGTAAGTGGTACAAAGAAACCAAAAGAAGGCAAATCTGTTCTTATCAAGCAGGAAGAACGGGAAACAGGTGTTGTCAATTTGAAAGTGCTGACAAGGTAATAAAATACAGACTAAAATCTGGTGCTTCAATGTTGTGTTTTGTGAAACTGCAATTTtcgtttttatttgaatgatatATATTGGAAGGCATGCAATGTACTTTTGGTGAATCCTCCCATCATAACTACCAGAACAATAAGTCATGCTAGTTGGAGATTCTCTATCCCATACCTCTTTCATGCCCTTAAGTACCTCAATTTGGATAGCTAGTTGAAGATAATTCTATTTCAATCTTATTCATATTCCCTATCTTCTGTCTCTAAAAAGGGCTTCATCACCTTTCTAGTGTCTGATCTTGCTGGAGAcgtttgttcttttcttttttgtgtgcaATAAATCATTGCTTCTCTAAAAGACTCGATTCTCCACAAAGTCTGAAAAGTATGAAAGCCCCCTGTTTTGCATAAATTATACTTGATTCAAACTTTAATCCCTAACAAGAAATCAACCATGGACATGTGTTCCTTGACCAAAAACAACtcttgattgatgaaattaaactGACCTTGGGTTCCATGAAAATTCTTCTCTAAATATGACAGCCACTCCATCATACTTTCGCATCAATTTGGATTGGTTGTAGAACTAAGGACAAGATTTTGTTAGTTTGCTCTATGATATTGGCCCCAATGTTTATTCTCATGCAGGTTAGTTTATGTTTGCTTTCTTTCCTTGTCTGTTCAATGTGAATCAGACTACTTTTGCTGCTGCTATTATGGAAAAACTCAATCTAGCCAGTTTTTTATCATCATGTCCTTCATTCATCTGAATTCTAGcaattgcaataattttttttattttagtcataTCATACCATTCATCAGCATTTTGATTTCGagatttcatcatttattgtCATGGACACTGTTAAGGTACTTGGAAGTTTACAGCATAAAGTTTGTATCATGTCATGTTTGTTGAAATCAAAGAATATCAGAATATCTTGTAGATTGACGAGTAGTTCTGTATCTAGTAGGAGTTTGATGCAATGCTTTGCTTTGCTCCTAAATagcttttatcatttttgttctCTTACTATTGCTATCATGAATTCTTGCTGCAGTATATCTAGGATAAAGAACATATTATAATGCTTCAGTTGCTTTTTGGAAGATAAATAATTTCTATCCTTGGatgcatttttatttctaaatgcaTAGTTCTATCTAAGAACCATTTTGTTCTACAGAGCACAGCCCGTGAAGTAAAGCGACTGGATTCCATAACTAGATCGCCTGTTTATGCACAATTTGGAGAAGCTCTGAATGGTCTGTCAACTATTCGTGCATACAAAGCTTATGATCGGATGGCCAGcataaatggaaaatcaatGGACAACAATGTCAGATACACCCTTGTCAACATGGGTGCAAACCGCTGGCTGGCAATCCGGTTGGAAACATTAGGGGGCATTATGATTAGGTTTACAGCGACCTTTGCAGTTATGCAGAATGGGAGGGCAGATAACCAGCAGGCTTTTGCATCTACAATGGGTCTACTTCTCAGTTATGCTTTAAACATCACTAGTTTATTGACTGCTGTACTGAGACTTGCTAGTTTGGCCGAGAATAGCTTAAATTCTGTGGAACGGGTTGGCACATATATAGAGTTGCCATCAGAGGCTCCACTTGTTATTGAGAGCAATCGTCTAGATGGCCTTCATCAGGAGCAATCAAGTTTGAAGATGTTGTCTTACGTTACAGGCCTGAACTTCCACCAGTCTTGCATGGGTTGTCCTTCACTATTTTTCCTAGTGACAAGGTTGGGATTGTTGGAAGGACTGGTGCTGGAAAGTCCAGCATGCTCAATGCTTTATTTCGAATTGTAGAGCTGGAAAGAGGAAGGATTTTGATTGATGATTGTGATATTGCAAAGTTTGGATTAATGGATCTACGCAAAGTACTTGGTATCATACCACAGTCACCTGTTCTTTTTTCAGGTACACTgtctaaaatcttattttgaagtttgaacCATTATTATGATGAATTATACTTAGTTGACCGCCCTACTTACAATGATGGTGATCTTTGGGAGGCTTTGGAGAGGGCTCATTCGAAGATGTTATCCGAAGGAATTCCTTAGGACTGGATTCTGAGgtatattttgagattttcctTTTAATGTATCTCTCTTGTTGTTCAGGTATCTTTTGCTTCCAAAGGCTGATTTTATCATCTAGCATAACTATTGCACGGCAGCTTAGGGGTTTTATTCTGGTACTGTTTTATTGAGACAGTAAACAGTAACCCTAATAGGGACTTTAGGGTTTGAATTGATCTTTTGGTGGCTAATGGTTATAGGTTTGATTGGGTGTGAACGCGTGGATGTTTAGGAGTTCCAATGGAGGCTGTTTGATGGTGAGGATATGGGGGTTTGTTTGCTGCAAAACTGTAGAAAGATGGAAAGTTTTTCTAGGAGTCACACTTAGGAGGAAAAACTAAGCTTCGTACTTAAAGTTCTTAGGAGTTATTGCACCTTAAGAGAGATTGCATCACGCTTTCAAATGTATATAGTTGGAAGTTTTATTCATAAATTGGTGTGAACCCACCAGGAAGACACCACCAAACAAGAGACACAATCTTGAagaaggttttatttttattcaataattcaaTGAACTTATAACTGAATATCTAGATGTTTATATAGATGcatcaaactaaataaaattataagtctTAAATCCATAAGGATATGTTTGGTACACGGGACATTATAACAACACAAATTGTCCAATGAAGCTATTTGGTGTACACACACATGAAACAGGAAATGAGGTGGTTTCAATCCTgtcccataattttttttttcttgaacaccCCTAAGGATAAGCTTGTGTTGTAGTCTTTGTATGCTACCCATACTTATTTCTCTGAAATTGGAAAATATCAtcgttttttttagctttggaCTTTTTGCATATaactttttatgaaaataaataaaattaatgaaaatttaattatttatgaaaaataaaataaaataattatttcaacaataataaaatttatttacttcaattatttaaaaaataaaatacttagatttataatatcaaaataaataaaataaaataataactttatttgtgaaaataatcaaatatattaataaataaaagactaCTTTTTAATTATGTAAAGAGCTATTTGTTAAacatatttaacttttttatgatCATTGTTAGACCTAACACAACCACCTAGCTAAAATCCCAGATCATCAACTCATGGGTCAACTTGCTAGGTTAGTGAGTTGATTCAATAGGTTAGTTATTGTAACTTCGACtttctaatattaaaactaaattgaatcatttaaaaaataggtCCAAGGTTTGAATTCTACtctatgcaatttttttttcaaagtcaaCTTTTTGACCTGAAGTCATGGTTGGATTTGACTCGGTTGACTAGTTGTGATTGGATCAAtaccttttattgttttttttttaataaggggCAAAAAatgtattacaaaaaaaaaataatagaacaGATGTTGTGGCTTAATCAATTGCACTTGCAATTTGGGCCATGGACTCAACCgggttaaaaaaattgtttacatAAATCTATAGTTAACCTAAATAtactgaaagaaaaaacaacaaaaaagatgtaaaaaaaacctagtaGCGCTGGCCCATGGCCTAGTGCCCTAAGTCTATGAATATAATAACCTAGGTGCGTGAGCCTGCAACCACAAACCCTCACGTCTGTGCTTGtatgttttttctcatttaaaggAGTGTACAACAAGTTGttcgctcttttttttttaaaaaaaaaaaaaaaaatgggcagACGATTATCCCATAATTCGTCCACTACGGTAGTGCCCTGAAAATCAATTATGTAggttttttacccaaaaaaatctattttaacccaaaaacacTTTACAAACACTCTTAAAACATCAGCAAACCAGCATatcaaccaaataaataaataaataaagccaactcacaaaattaacttgaatcaaaTCAGCCATTCTCGACTTAGAACTAGTTTTTTAAGTAATATTGAAGCTCAAAACAACCATTATGAAAcattttaacccaaaaatacTCTACAAACACTCTTGAAACATCAATAAACCAACATATCAAcctaataaaccaaaaaaaggcgaacttaaaaaatcaacctAAATAGAATCTCTTATTCTCAACTTAGATCTTGTTTTTTAAGCAAAATTAAAGCTCAAAGCAACTATTATAAGACTTCCCTCATTGAATGAATTTTGTTGACACCAATTTCAACCATTTTGATGGTCAGAATAattgtcaataatgttttgtgaGTGAGTAGACAATGCATCTTcaacaataaaatcattatacacttagtttttttaaatttaataatttgtaataataaaaaatggatgaattagagtaattatataaattgaataaacttaattaattaaatagtgattgttattaaaatatataagaagaaatgtttttaatcaaatgagggacttttttaacatttaaaagaaaataaatattatgattggaaaacaaatgacaattaaaacatatattaaataaaaattagtgatGTTCTCAAAGAAATTGGGTTTAATGATGAAATGGCGATGAttgaatgataacaaaaaaaaaaatatgaatgtgtaataaaattattacattacattataaaatatacGAAAAGAAAACGGTCTATTACCGTAAAAATGGAAATtttgtaattctttttaatttttatattgttgtttattttttaaattataaactttcagtcttataattttttacaaaatttaatttcgatccaaaacttttttattttttattttttagcctatagtttgagagagaagagagagagtgttCCAACCTGTACTTtcacttgtatttttatttaatttcaatgacCAAGTACATGGAGATtcggataaattttttttattatatatataaaggaaagcCCTAGCATCCCCATTACCTATTtgtaaatttttcattttttgaaaatacaagTATTTTTTCTCTATAGTACTAAATAACTCGATGAccctaattaaaaaatgaatgtcTTCAAAGGAAATTACTTGTGACATGTACAAAAttacataataaattataatgaacaTTTGCATCATCTCAGTTgctaacattttatatatatgatcaaaaccaattttatatttttttctttaagaatgTTGAtcttaaagataaattttcaaaatgttacattttttattattcccgGATAAATTTTATTCCCATCATTTTATTCATCACATTATCACTCTTGCATCATGACAATTGTTTTCATTCATAATATAGTTTAAATCGTCACTATACAATTTAttcattacaattttaaaattgattggtCTTATTCAAATACTTTCATACAATGTTTCTTTTCACGTTGATATTATTTCACAACCATTTTTACttcatgaatatattttatttatactaatattattatttcacaaCTCATGAAAACAATCTATTACCTCAACACAtataaatcatatgattttttccTCTCTCAACCACCTTTAGCACATATCGTAACTTATTGCACAATCAAGTCTAATTCCCATTGTTATTTAATTCATAACATATTTAATTCATGTCATCTTTTTACTTTCCGAGCATTTATTACATCTAAGATATATTGTACTTCAATCCATATCCCGTATCATATTGAGAAATTTTCTCCATTTATGTCATgtccatttttattatttataatttatcatataacatttcattatttttatacttacAAGACATGctcaaatcattttatttttttgttaaattttgtcGGTAGGGCTAATTTAATATCTAATCCTTAACTTGTCAACACAATCAAACTCATATACACCTTACTCTATTACTAGTTATTGTTGTTGTGAATTGGTCAGTCAAATAACTAATTAATCACTTTATATGACAAGCCTAACCATTTGGATATAATTTTGCAtaactatcttttaaaattatata
This is a stretch of genomic DNA from Populus alba chromosome 11, ASM523922v2, whole genome shotgun sequence. It encodes these proteins:
- the LOC140954298 gene encoding ABC transporter C family member 2-like — encoded protein: MASINGKSMDNNVRYTLVNMGANRWLAIRLETLGGIMIRFTATFAVMQNGRADNQQAFASTMGLLLKLERGRILIDDCDIAKFGLMDLRKVLGIIPQSPVLFSGFGEGSFEDVIRRNSLGLDSEV